The window ACTATAACTCTGAGCATGAAACCGAAAGCAATTATGAAAACATCCAACAGGACTACACCTTTTAAACTGAAAGAATAAGCAAGCATGAGCAAAAAGTAGAATACAATAAGTGCCGATGCCCTCAATGGAAGTTCGGACATTATCGGTATTGAAGCAAGTAAAAAGCAAAAAGCGACAAATAGGGCTCTACCTGGCTTAATTCTACCTGAAGCGATTGGGCGATTTCTTTTGATGGGATGTTTTCTATCTGATTCAGCATCAAGTATGTCATTGATTATGTAAGTTGCGGAAGCAACGAATGAGAAGGCGAGAAATGTTAAAAATTCAATTTTAATTTTTTCTATGTCAGTTACAAACTGCGAAAAGATAAGGGGAGCGAAGACAAACAGATTTTTAACCCAATGCTTTAAGCGAATTAATTTTATGTAGTCCTTCAAAATCTGTGCGAAAATTTTATTTTAAAAGACAAGCGGTTCTTGATAAACTCCCCAAACTTCCTTCAGAGTTGATGTCATCTCTCCAAGCGTGCAATAAGCTCTTACACAATCAAGTATCTTGGGCATAAGCGGTTGGTTTTCCTCGGCTGCTTTTTTAAGCTCGGCTAAAGCCCTTTCAACCTCCGCTTGATTTCTGGTAGCTCTGACCTCAGCAAGTCGTTTCTTTTGTTTCTCAGCAACCTCTGGCGGAATTCTTAAAATTGGTATCTCAACTGGCTCATCTTCAACAAATTCATTGACGCCGACAATTATCCTCTCCTTTTTATCAAGTTCTTGTTGATATCTGTAAGCCGACTCCGCTATCTCCCTCTGGAAGAAACCATCCTCAATTGCTTTTATTACTCCCTCAAGCATTGAACCATTTGATGAATATGACTCAATCTTCTTGAAGTATTTTTCCGCTTCTTCTTCAATTTTATCCGTCAAAGATTCAACATAATAACTTCCACCCAGTGGGTCAATTACATTTGCAACGCCAATTTCATAAGCTATTATCTGTTGCGTCCTCAGGGCGATTTTCGCAGCTTTTTCGGTTGGGAGAGCATATGTTTCATCCATTGAATTTGTATGTAAGCTTTGGGTTCCTCCCAATACAGCAGCAAGAGCTTCAAATGCAGTTCTGACTATATTGTTCTCTGGCTGTTGAGCGGTGAGTGAGCATCCAGCTGTTTGAGTATGGAATCTTAACATCCAAGACCTTGGGTTTTTAGCCCCATATTTTTCTCTCATATATCTTGCCCAGATTCTACGAGCTGCTCTGAACTTGGCTATTTCCTCAAAGAAATCAAGATGTGAGTTAAAGAAGAAAGAAAGACGCGGGGCAAATTCATCAACATCCATCCCAGCATTTATACACGCTTCAACATAAGCAAAACCATCAGCCAGCGTGAAAGCTAACTCTTGAACAGCGGTTGCGCCCGCCTCACGAATGTGATAGCCACTTATTGAAATCGGATTCCACTGCGGGACATAATCCTTCGCAAATCTTATTGTATCAACTATCAATTTAACTGATGGCCCCGGGGGATAAATCCATTCCTTTTGAGCAATATATTCCTTCAATATATCGTTTTGAATTGTCCCTCGCAGCTGTTCATACTTTACACCCTGCTTTTCAGCGACGACAA is drawn from Candidatus Thermokryptus mobilis and contains these coding sequences:
- a CDS encoding acyl-CoA mutase large subunit family protein, with the protein product MNADKIREAKRKWLEKAENSSMKRTGIKFTTLSDIEVNLLYTPDDLEGFDYMEKLGFPGEYPYTRGIHYNMYRGRLWTMRQFAGFGTPEDTNQRFKFLLKHGQTGLSVAFDLPTLMGIDADDPMAEGEVGVCGVSVSSLADMEIVFKDIPLDQVSTSMTINAPAAMIWAMYLVVAEKQGVKYEQLRGTIQNDILKEYIAQKEWIYPPGPSVKLIVDTIRFAKDYVPQWNPISISGYHIREAGATAVQELAFTLADGFAYVEACINAGMDVDEFAPRLSFFFNSHLDFFEEIAKFRAARRIWARYMREKYGAKNPRSWMLRFHTQTAGCSLTAQQPENNIVRTAFEALAAVLGGTQSLHTNSMDETYALPTEKAAKIALRTQQIIAYEIGVANVIDPLGGSYYVESLTDKIEEEAEKYFKKIESYSSNGSMLEGVIKAIEDGFFQREIAESAYRYQQELDKKERIIVGVNEFVEDEPVEIPILRIPPEVAEKQKKRLAEVRATRNQAEVERALAELKKAAEENQPLMPKILDCVRAYCTLGEMTSTLKEVWGVYQEPLVF